One Salminus brasiliensis chromosome 5, fSalBra1.hap2, whole genome shotgun sequence DNA segment encodes these proteins:
- the nbn gene encoding nibrin: MWTLQPTESEPGPFYLLPGKEYVVGRKNCEILLANDQSISRVHAHLTVTEQAITLKDSSKYGTFVNGEQLSTGTTKTVHAGDHLTFGVFQSKFRLELNSVVVCSSCVDNEGKAVLSKAVQSVGGRMVNSWSADCTHLVMPTVKVTIKTICALLCCRPIVKPEFFTELFQAVQRRESLPKSQNFKPEIDEPSLTKQEVDLDPRPERKSLFRDKTFVFLNGKQMKRLSQAITCGGGTTQLLEEMSLPVSLLQSAGTCVIDVGTGSSQALVPPATKKWVDSVGQVLHRNGLRFIAESEIGLAAIYVSNQTYCNPCASSDSESVRVRSAIPASTLSQSATVDETVLAGASQNITAYVVNTEVASQGIDRMDVCGPTAVGETPEKRPVQAKPLWSTRQPSALSRKPPATVEPPTPRPFPESVKSSLRGSEGLQDKMKTKPAPPDRRDDDRGKSSAPLNSSTTLKKSPQKQSALTSYFQSVNKKRPREGSAESELSEAKLSRREDEDEDKTTQSKPAAPLQSVSTSRNPVSSHVSQKQQSGTTQRSNFSTSLGLGSGLGSGDLPVQNCDSSLASTSKKRKEPVQDQPCDSEAPAQSADLDVSLEELESIMSEDMEEPAQPAASKKQRMDRGAREAVSMGEDTKQDCSTLSSNQRKLSLASRSQTLEQDMRGGASSHPDSERNPQASKRVTDLEQDEGGSVNRKDRYESEDVKEEEVSFVVASKAQNGFAKDKVVALKQELTVSSSVPASENDTELPRRLLQVQFKTLTVSIPSRTKSGPLQSYDPNGKNFKRFRKAPVPGLQGLPNIIGGSDLVAHNRSKNSELEEWLRDAAEEEKRQEREETLGDDLFRYNPKPSRRR; encoded by the exons ATGTGGACGCTCCAGCCTACTGAATCTGAGCCAG GGCCATTCTACCTACTCCCTGGTAAAGAGTATGTAGTGGGTCGTAAGAACTGTGAAATCCTCCTGGCAAATGACCAGTCCATCAGCCGCGTCCACGCCCACCTCACGGTCACTGAGCAG GCCATCACGCTGAAGGACAGCTCCAAATACGGCACCTTTGTGAATGGCGAGCAGCTCTCGACCGGCACCACCAAGACGGTGCATGCCGGAGACCACCTCACGTTCGGGGTCTTTCAAAGCAAGTTTCG ACTGGAGCTGAACTCTGTGGTGGTCTGTTCATCCTGTGTGGATAATGAAGGGAAGGCGGTGCTCTCGAAGGCCGTGCAGTCGGTCGGAGGGCGCATGGTCAACTCCTGGTCGGCGGACTGCACGCATCTcgtcatgcccactgtgaaggTCACCATTAAG ACAATTTGCGCCCTGCTGTGCTGTCGACCCATTGTGAAACCAGAGTTCTTCACTGAGCTCTTTCAAGCTGTGCAGCGGAGAGAATCTCTCCCCAAATCTCAGAA CTTCAAGCCGGAGATAGATGAGCCCAGTCTGACTAAGCAAGAGGTTGATCTGGACCCCCGGCCTGAAAGAAAGTCTCTCTTCAGGGACAAAACATTTGTCTTCCTCAATGGCAAACAG ATGAAACGTTTGAGTCAGGCCATCACTTGTGGAGGTGGGACGACCCAGCTGTTAGAGGAGATGTCGCTGCCCGTGTCACTTCTGCAGTCCGCCGGGACCTGTGTTATTGACGTGGGAACGGGATCCTCTCAAGCACTCGTACCTCCTGCCACCAAGAAATGGGTGGACTCTGTGGGCCAGGTTTTACACAG GAACGGTCTACGCTTCATCGCTGAATCTGAGATTGGCTTGGCTGCCATCTACGTCAGTAATCAGACCTACTGCAATCCCTGCGCCTCTTCGGACTCTG agtctgtcagagtgaggtCAGCGATCCCTGCATCCACCCTTTCCCAGAGTGCGACGGTGGACGAGACCGTGCTTGCTGGAGCCTCCCAGAACATCACTGCATATGTGGTCAACACTGAGGTAGCCTCTCAGGGCATAGACAG GATGGACGTATGTGGGCCCACAGCAGTAGGCGAGACCCCAGAGAAACGTCCTGTGCAGGCAAAACCGCTGTGGTCAACAAGGCAGCCATCAGCCTTATCCAGAAAACCGCCGGCAACCGTGGAGCCACCAACACCTCGCCCCTTTCCAGAGTCTGTAAAGTCATCACTGAGGGGCAGTGAGGGGTTACAGGACAAGATGAAGACAAAACCAGCTCCTCCTGACAGGAGGGACGATGACCGTGGAAAATCCTCAGCCCCTCTGAACAGCAGCACCACGCTCAAAAAATCCCCCCAGAAACAGTCAGCCCTCACAAGCTACTTCCAGTCTGTAAACAAAAAGAG GCCACGTGAAGGCAGTGCCGAGTCCGAGCTTTCCGAAGCCAAACTCTCCAGGCGAGAGGACGAGGACGAGGACAAGACAACACAATCCAAGCCGGCTGCTCCCCTGCAAAGCGTATCCACAAGCCGGAATCCCGTAAGCTCGCACGTAAGCCAGAAGCAACAGAGTGGCACCACCCAGCGCTCCAATTTCAGCACCAGTCTGGGTTTGGGCTCTGGACTTGGCAGTGGCGACCTCCCGGTCCAGAACTGTGATTCCAGTTTAGCCTCGACTAGTAAAAAGAGGAAGGAGCCAGTGCAAGACCAGCCATGTGACTCTGAGGCTCCTGCGCAAAGTGCGGATTTGGATGTTTCGCTCGAGGAGCTTGAGTCCATCATGTCTGAAGACATGGAGGAACCCGCGCAGCCGGCGGCCAGCAAGAAACAGCGCATGGATCGAGGAGCGAGAGAGGCGGTCAGTATGGGAGAGGACACAAAGCAGGACTGTAGCACTTTATCCAGCAACCAGAGAAAGCTAAGCCTAGCTAGTAGAAGTCAGACCCTAGAGCAGGACATGCGCGGTGGAGCCAGTAGCCATCCGGACTCTGAGAGGAACCCACAGGCGTCAAAGAGAGTGACCGATTTGGAGCAGGATGAGGGCGGCTCAGTGAACAGGAAGGATAGATATGAGTCTGAAGATgttaaagaagaagaagtgtCCTTTGTTGTG GCATCTAAGGCCCAGAATGGCTTCGCCAAAGACAAGGTGGTTGCACTCAAGCAGGAACTCACG GTTTCAAGCTCAGTGCCGGCTTCTGAGAATGACACAGAGCTTCCCCGGAGACTCTTGCAAGTTCAGTTCAAGACCCTGACTGTGAGCATCCCCTCAAGGACAAAGTCTGGCCCGCTGCAGAGCTACGATCCCAATGGAAAGAACTTCAAGCGATTCCGCAAG GCACCTGTACCTGGACTTCAGGGCTTGCCCAATATCATCGGTGGCTCAGATCTGGTGGCTCACAACCGCAGCAAAAACTCTGAATTGGAGGAGTGGCTGAGAGATGCagcagag GAGGAGAAACGACAAGAACGCGAGGAAACTCTTGGAGATGATCTTTTCAG
- the rab13 gene encoding ras-related protein Rab-13 — protein MAKKYDFLFKLLLIGDSGVGKTCLIIRFAEDNFNSTYISTIGIDFKVKTIEVEGKKVKLQVWDTAGQERFKTITTAYYRGAMGIILVYDITDEKSFENIQNWMKSIKENASAGVSRMLLGNKCDIEAKRKVSKEMGEKLAKDHGIRFFETSAKSSINVEESFLSLARDILLKSGKKSGPTGRDVRLTTTTTTPEKKSSKCLLL, from the exons ATGGCCAAGAAATACGACTTCCTTTTCAAGCTGCTGCTTATTGGAGACAGTGGAGTTGGGAAAACGTGCCTGATCATCCGCTTTGCAGAAGATAACTTCAACTCGACCTACATATCTACTATTG GTATTGACTTCAAGGTGAAGACCATCGAAGTCGAGGGGAAGAAGGTCAAGCTGCAAGTCTG GgatacagcaggacaggagaGGTTTAAGACCATCACTACGGCTTACTACAGAGGAGCTATG GGCATCATCCTTGTATATGACATCACTGACGAGAAGTCCTTTGAGAACATTCAAAACTGGATGAAGAGTATCAAGGAG AATGCTTCAGCCGGTGTGAGTCGGATGTTGTTGGGCAACAAGTGTGACATAGAAGCCAAGAGAAAGGTGTCGAAGGAGATGGGTGAGAAG CTCGCCAAGGACCATGGGATTCGATTCTTCGAAACGAGTGCAAAGTCAAGCATCAATGTTGAAGAG TCCTTCCTTTCTCTGGCTCGAGACATTTTGCTGAAATCAGGCAAGAAGTCG GGTCCGACAGGCCGTGACGTCAGacttaccaccaccaccaccaccccggAGAAGAAGTCCTCCAAGTGTCTTCTGCTTTAG
- the fam189b gene encoding protein ENTREP3 isoform X2 has product MPSPSDSSSVVSVSGSRGFSGSRRVLSGRSSARVLLYLGLCHLALGGMVLAFSFTSLAFTSSPRVRQSFPFWAGLFVVASGIVGVISWRRPFTLVVSLFMLLSAVCVILSLAGSMLSCQNAQMVKSYLTCQVENGLCLCCDPKQTCSLSEDETLVLYLHADCHSVRHQLKDLLFSACGLSILSTIICTLSTVTCSIHIFSLDLLHLLAPHRTRSVNPECTTPQDAFLTNMMDFEEFVAPIPPPPYYPPEYTCSSETDAQSITYNGSMESPVPLYPTDCPPPYEAVMGQRAPSQATVFDAHAGELSVERGTSTAFSGEDDSSPSEDSCLLEVRVGVRSRTRGASEGGEGGEYVSFRCPTVHPEGTAIPPPAQRCFRGERSNSCSSPSTYNTSTYRSPVMRRQALMASSCSQLEMVTGAASQRSSVPEVRVCPCTPCRQGSSSDATSPRTSASSAAPQDQQSNAAPVFHSGTCVHQRGGRDRRDSDSLLPLVRSHSEPGLSSTDTGDFSGSVGSKGVGEGGSYTSSETGRSEACLLPRSPLATHGSLPRKGSLKAATEQLPSKQPPGSPLRVSKDCTRSLGDLKVTRVLVQRFLQRSKRNLAPASEHTVNCSQVPKRRAGVEGNLPLDQVLRSSWGASRGQQYQQRASHHHRRVHHHSHSESRHNSRRPDYDPVRAEGIHLRSCGDLSSTSAISLRRLYLPPHGSSGALHSESAL; this is encoded by the exons ATGCCCTCCCCGTCCGACTCCAGCAGCGTGGTGTCGGTGTCCGGGTCGCGGGGCTTCTCCGGGAGTCGCCGCGTGCTCTCCGGGAGGTCGAGCGCGCGCGTGCTGCTGTACCTGGGCCTGTGTCACCTGGCGCTTGGAGGCATGGTCCTCGCCTTCAGCTTCACCAGCCTGGCGTTCACCTCCTCGCCTCGCGTCAGGCAGTCCTTTCCCTTCTGGGCCGGGTTGTTC GTGGTGGCCTCAGGAATAGTTGGAGTGATCTCCTGGAGAAGACCCTTCACATTGGTG GTATCGCTGTTCATGCTGCTGTCTGCGGTGTGTGTGATTCTCAGTCTGGCTGGCTCCATGCTGTCCTGTCAGAACGCCCAGATGGTCAAATCTTACCTCACCTGCCAG GTGGAGAATGgtctgtgtttatgttgtgaCCCAAAGCAGACATGCTCTTTGTCAGAGGATGAGACATTAGTGCTGTACCTGCATGCAGACTGCCATTCAGTACGGCACCAGCTCAAG GATCTGCTGTTTAGTGCTTGTGGGCTCAGCATACTCTCCACCATCATCTGCACTCTATCAACTGTTACCTGCAGCATCCATATTTTCTCCCTGGATCTGCTGCATCTG CTGGCTCCACACCGCACTCGCTCAGTTAACCCAGAATGCACCACTCCTCAGGACGCCTTCCTCACAAACATGATGGACTTTGAGGAGTTTGTCGCCCCTATCCCCCCTCCTCCCTACTACCCTCCAGAATACACCTGCAGCTCTGAGACTGACGCTCAGAG TATCACATATAATGGATCAATGGAGAGCCCAGTTCCTCTGTATCCTACAGATTGCCCTCCTCCATACGAGGCAGTGATGGGGCAAAGAGCTCCCAGCCAG gcCACAGTCTTCGACGCTCATGCTGGTGAACTGTCCGTCGAGAGAGGAACCTCAACAGCTTTCAGCGGTGAAG ATGACAGTTCGCCCTCAGAGGACTCGTGCCTGCTGGAGGTGAGGGTAGGGGTGCGTTCTCGGACGCGAGGGGCcagtgagggaggggaggggggcgaGTATGTCAGCTTCCGCTGCCCCACCGTGCATCCCGAAGGGACAGCCATTCCCCCTCCGGCTCAACGCTGCTTCAGAGGGGAGAGATCCAACTCCTGCTCTTCTCCCAGCACCTACAATACCTCAACCTACAG GTCCCCAGTTATGAGACGCCAAGCTCTGATGGCCAGTAGTTGTTCACAATTAGAGATGGTGACTGGTGCTGCCTCACAGCGTTCCTCTGTTCCAGAAGTCAGAGTGTGTCCCTGCACCCCGTGCCGACAAGGTTCCTCATCTGATGCCACCAGTCCACGCACTTCTGCCTCCTCAGCTGCCCCACAAGACCAGCAGAGCAACGCAGCTCCTGTTTTCCACTCTGGAACATGCGTTCATCAACGTGGTGGGCGGGACAGAAGGGACAGTGATTCTCTCCTGCCTCTTGTGAGGTCTCACAGTGAACCAGGACTGTCCTCCACTGACACAG GTGACTTTAGTGGTTCGGTGGGCAGTAAAGGAGTGGGTGAGGGTGGCTCTTATACCTCATCAGAAACAG GCCGATCAGAAGCTTGCTTGCTGCCGCGGTCTCCTCTGGCAACCCATGGTTCCTTGCCCAGAAAGGGCAGCCTGAAAGCTGCCACAGAACAGCTACCCTCCAAGCAGCCCCCAGGCAGTCCTCTGCGTGTCTCCAAAGACTGCACTCGATCTTTGGGAGACCTTAAG GTGACTAGAGTGCTGGTGCAGCGTTTCCTGCAGAGGTCGAAACGGAATCTAGCCCCTGCTTCGGAGCACACTGTCAATTGTAGTCAAGTGCCGAAGCGGAGAGCAGGAGTAGAGGGAAACCTGCCGCTTGATCAG GTACTGCGTAGCTCTTGGGgtgccagcagagggcagcagtATCAGCAGCGTGCTTCCCACCACCATCGGCGCGTCCACCACCACTCCCATAGCGAGAGTCGGCATAACAGCCGTCGCCCTGATTACGACCCTGTGAGGGCAGAGGGCATCCACCTGCGCAGCTGCGGTGACCTGAGCTCCACGTCTGCTATATCGCTGCGTAGGCTCTACCTACCTCCACACGGGTCATCCGGAGCCCTCCATTCGGAGTCCGCCCTCTGA
- the fam189b gene encoding protein ENTREP3 isoform X1, protein MPSPSDSSSVVSVSGSRGFSGSRRVLSGRSSARVLLYLGLCHLALGGMVLAFSFTSLAFTSSPRVRQSFPFWAGLFVVASGIVGVISWRRPFTLVVSLFMLLSAVCVILSLAGSMLSCQNAQMVKSYLTCQVENGLCLCCDPKQTCSLSEDETLVLYLHADCHSVRHQLKDLLFSACGLSILSTIICTLSTVTCSIHIFSLDLLHLLAPHRTRSVNPECTTPQDAFLTNMMDFEEFVAPIPPPPYYPPEYTCSSETDAQSITYNGSMESPVPLYPTDCPPPYEAVMGQRAPSQATVFDAHAGELSVERGTSTAFSGEVSMDSGSLLMSEIVDIPDDSSPSEDSCLLEVRVGVRSRTRGASEGGEGGEYVSFRCPTVHPEGTAIPPPAQRCFRGERSNSCSSPSTYNTSTYRSPVMRRQALMASSCSQLEMVTGAASQRSSVPEVRVCPCTPCRQGSSSDATSPRTSASSAAPQDQQSNAAPVFHSGTCVHQRGGRDRRDSDSLLPLVRSHSEPGLSSTDTGDFSGSVGSKGVGEGGSYTSSETGRSEACLLPRSPLATHGSLPRKGSLKAATEQLPSKQPPGSPLRVSKDCTRSLGDLKVTRVLVQRFLQRSKRNLAPASEHTVNCSQVPKRRAGVEGNLPLDQVLRSSWGASRGQQYQQRASHHHRRVHHHSHSESRHNSRRPDYDPVRAEGIHLRSCGDLSSTSAISLRRLYLPPHGSSGALHSESAL, encoded by the exons ATGCCCTCCCCGTCCGACTCCAGCAGCGTGGTGTCGGTGTCCGGGTCGCGGGGCTTCTCCGGGAGTCGCCGCGTGCTCTCCGGGAGGTCGAGCGCGCGCGTGCTGCTGTACCTGGGCCTGTGTCACCTGGCGCTTGGAGGCATGGTCCTCGCCTTCAGCTTCACCAGCCTGGCGTTCACCTCCTCGCCTCGCGTCAGGCAGTCCTTTCCCTTCTGGGCCGGGTTGTTC GTGGTGGCCTCAGGAATAGTTGGAGTGATCTCCTGGAGAAGACCCTTCACATTGGTG GTATCGCTGTTCATGCTGCTGTCTGCGGTGTGTGTGATTCTCAGTCTGGCTGGCTCCATGCTGTCCTGTCAGAACGCCCAGATGGTCAAATCTTACCTCACCTGCCAG GTGGAGAATGgtctgtgtttatgttgtgaCCCAAAGCAGACATGCTCTTTGTCAGAGGATGAGACATTAGTGCTGTACCTGCATGCAGACTGCCATTCAGTACGGCACCAGCTCAAG GATCTGCTGTTTAGTGCTTGTGGGCTCAGCATACTCTCCACCATCATCTGCACTCTATCAACTGTTACCTGCAGCATCCATATTTTCTCCCTGGATCTGCTGCATCTG CTGGCTCCACACCGCACTCGCTCAGTTAACCCAGAATGCACCACTCCTCAGGACGCCTTCCTCACAAACATGATGGACTTTGAGGAGTTTGTCGCCCCTATCCCCCCTCCTCCCTACTACCCTCCAGAATACACCTGCAGCTCTGAGACTGACGCTCAGAG TATCACATATAATGGATCAATGGAGAGCCCAGTTCCTCTGTATCCTACAGATTGCCCTCCTCCATACGAGGCAGTGATGGGGCAAAGAGCTCCCAGCCAG gcCACAGTCTTCGACGCTCATGCTGGTGAACTGTCCGTCGAGAGAGGAACCTCAACAGCTTTCAGCGGTGAAG tgtcGATGGATAGTGGCTCTCTGTTGATGTCTGAGATTGTGGATATTCCAGATGACAGTTCGCCCTCAGAGGACTCGTGCCTGCTGGAGGTGAGGGTAGGGGTGCGTTCTCGGACGCGAGGGGCcagtgagggaggggaggggggcgaGTATGTCAGCTTCCGCTGCCCCACCGTGCATCCCGAAGGGACAGCCATTCCCCCTCCGGCTCAACGCTGCTTCAGAGGGGAGAGATCCAACTCCTGCTCTTCTCCCAGCACCTACAATACCTCAACCTACAG GTCCCCAGTTATGAGACGCCAAGCTCTGATGGCCAGTAGTTGTTCACAATTAGAGATGGTGACTGGTGCTGCCTCACAGCGTTCCTCTGTTCCAGAAGTCAGAGTGTGTCCCTGCACCCCGTGCCGACAAGGTTCCTCATCTGATGCCACCAGTCCACGCACTTCTGCCTCCTCAGCTGCCCCACAAGACCAGCAGAGCAACGCAGCTCCTGTTTTCCACTCTGGAACATGCGTTCATCAACGTGGTGGGCGGGACAGAAGGGACAGTGATTCTCTCCTGCCTCTTGTGAGGTCTCACAGTGAACCAGGACTGTCCTCCACTGACACAG GTGACTTTAGTGGTTCGGTGGGCAGTAAAGGAGTGGGTGAGGGTGGCTCTTATACCTCATCAGAAACAG GCCGATCAGAAGCTTGCTTGCTGCCGCGGTCTCCTCTGGCAACCCATGGTTCCTTGCCCAGAAAGGGCAGCCTGAAAGCTGCCACAGAACAGCTACCCTCCAAGCAGCCCCCAGGCAGTCCTCTGCGTGTCTCCAAAGACTGCACTCGATCTTTGGGAGACCTTAAG GTGACTAGAGTGCTGGTGCAGCGTTTCCTGCAGAGGTCGAAACGGAATCTAGCCCCTGCTTCGGAGCACACTGTCAATTGTAGTCAAGTGCCGAAGCGGAGAGCAGGAGTAGAGGGAAACCTGCCGCTTGATCAG GTACTGCGTAGCTCTTGGGgtgccagcagagggcagcagtATCAGCAGCGTGCTTCCCACCACCATCGGCGCGTCCACCACCACTCCCATAGCGAGAGTCGGCATAACAGCCGTCGCCCTGATTACGACCCTGTGAGGGCAGAGGGCATCCACCTGCGCAGCTGCGGTGACCTGAGCTCCACGTCTGCTATATCGCTGCGTAGGCTCTACCTACCTCCACACGGGTCATCCGGAGCCCTCCATTCGGAGTCCGCCCTCTGA